From Bdellovibrio sp. KM01:
TAAGAAAACTGTCGAAGAAGTTATCAGCATTCCGATCAGTCCGTCTGGCTTAACCAATGAGGAAATGGGAACTGTTGTTGAGATCGGCGATCCGGCAGCAATTAAAAAAAGACTTCCTAAAGAGACGTTCTATCTGATCATTGATCGTATGAGCTTCAACGAAGACGAACGTGGTCGTATTGCAGACTCGATGACTCAGGCTTACGAGGCGAGCATCAAATACAATTCAAATTTGATTTCTCGCAAAGCCACAATTCTTACGACTGAAGGCCAACGCCTGCAAGTCAGCGAAGAGTCCTCGTGCCCAATTTGTGGTTATACTCCCCCACCTTTGACTTCTCGCTTGTTCAGCTTCAATTCACCGATTGGCGCGTGCCCAACTTGTAAAGGTTTTGGAAATATTTTGGATGTCGACGAAGCCAAAGTAGTTCCAAACCCTGCGATGAGTTTAGCGCAAGGAGCTCTTTCTCCTTTCTGGATGCCCAGTGCGGCCCATGAAAAAAAGCAGCTTCTGGCTTACTGTAAAAAGGCTAAAATCGATATTCACACACCTTGGCAGGATTTGCCGAAAGCTCACCGTGAAGTGATCTGGAATGGTGACGACGATTTCTTTGGTGTGCGGGGATTGTTCGAGTACTTGGATCAAATTAAATACAAAATGCATGTGCGCGTGTTTATTGCACGTTTCCGCAGTCCTTTCTTGTGCCCCACTTGCAAGGGCGCTCGTCTGCGTGAAGAAGCGAATCATGTTTTGGTGGGTAGCGCGAACATCACCGAGCTGTCTTCGATGATTATCGAAGATCTGAATGCGTTTTTCCAAAAAATTGAACTTCCTCCTCATCAGGTTGAGGTTGCTGGTGAAATTCTTAAGCAAATCCGTTCGCGTCTGGAATTCCTGATGCGTGTGGGTGTGCATTACTTGTCATTAAATCGTGAAACCAGAACTCTGTCCGGTGGCGAATACCAACGTTTGATTTTGGCAAATCAGCTGGGTATGGGATTATCACAGGCACTTTACGTGTTGGATGAACCCACAGTTGGTCTTCACCCACGTGACAATGATCGCCTTATTTCAATTCTTAAAGACCTTAAAGAGCTCGGCAATACTCTGGTCATCGTTGAACATGATCATGACGTGATTAAAGCCAGCGAAAATATTATCGAGATGGGTCCTGGCTCTGGATATCTTGGTGGAGAAGTCGTTTACTCTGGACCCACTAAGGAATTTTACAAATACGACAAATCCAACACGGTTCCATATTTATTAGATAATAAACATTCTGCAAATTTACGCACGATTCGTCCCGTCGACATCGATACTTACAAAGTAAAAATCGAGCTTAAAGGCGCTAAGGGACACAATCTAAAGAACCTAGATGTGGTCTTTCCTTTGAATCGTCTGGTGACTGTGACTGGCGTCAGTGGTTCAGGTAAATCAACACTGATTTCAAAAACACTGTATCCTGCTTTAGCACGGGCTCTGGATATTGAATATCTTCCGGCCCAAGAGTACGGCGGCATTGAGGGTGTTGATCACATCAAGAATGTCTTGTTGATCGATCAATCTCCTATTGGTAAATCTGCACGCAGTTCGCCGATCACTTACCTTAAAGCTTTTGATGCGATCCGTACGATTATGGCGACAACGCCTGAATCTCAAGCCCGTGGTTACACTCCAGGAACGTTCAGTTTGAACGTCGATGGTGGTCGTTGCCCTGCATGCAAGGGAACAGGCTTTGAAGAAATCGATATGATGTTCATGGATAACGTCGTGATTCCATGTGACGTTTGCGATGGTAAAAAATATCGCAACGAAATCCTGGAAGTTCAGTACAAGAACAAAAACGTCGCTGAAATTTTGGCAATGACTGTCAATGAAGCGATGAATTTCTTTGTGGCTCATCCGAACATTCGTAAGCCTTTGTCGGTCTTAAAAGAAGTGGGTTTGGATTACCTGCAATTAGGACAGCCTGCGAACTCCCTGAGCGGTGGTGAATCCCAACGTCTAAAAATCGCTAAAGAGCTGTCTCAGGTCCAACAAAAGGCCACCCTGTATATTTTGGACGAACCAACTACAGGTCTTCATTTCCGCGAAGTCGATTTGCTAATGAAAGTCTTAAATAAGCTTATAGAATCAGGCGGCAGCGTCGTTGTGGTAGAGCATAACTTAGATGTGATCCGTGGCTCTGATTATGTTATTGACCTCGGCCCTGAAGCGGGTAAAAAAGGCGGTAATATTGTTGCCCAAGGGTCCCCTGATGACATCATCAAGGCCAAAAAGAGTCTGACGGGCCAATACTTAAAACGCTATATCGACGGGAATGCATAATACCCGCGAGACGGAAGT
This genomic window contains:
- the uvrA gene encoding excinuclease ABC subunit UvrA: MKQNNLKNIEVKVPVGKMTVICGPSGSGKSSLAFETLFAEGQRRFIESMSNYARQFLNKAPKPDIEGISNIPPAISIEQKNTVKSSRSTVGTTTEIIDYLRLLYEKIGKSYCPTHGCPTEKESVTEATSKVIKEFTGKRGYILVEISENGRVAQAKKLHSLLLQDGYLRIYIPKVQPSIKPVATKKATLKKTKTKGAVKKTVEEVISIPISPSGLTNEEMGTVVEIGDPAAIKKRLPKETFYLIIDRMSFNEDERGRIADSMTQAYEASIKYNSNLISRKATILTTEGQRLQVSEESSCPICGYTPPPLTSRLFSFNSPIGACPTCKGFGNILDVDEAKVVPNPAMSLAQGALSPFWMPSAAHEKKQLLAYCKKAKIDIHTPWQDLPKAHREVIWNGDDDFFGVRGLFEYLDQIKYKMHVRVFIARFRSPFLCPTCKGARLREEANHVLVGSANITELSSMIIEDLNAFFQKIELPPHQVEVAGEILKQIRSRLEFLMRVGVHYLSLNRETRTLSGGEYQRLILANQLGMGLSQALYVLDEPTVGLHPRDNDRLISILKDLKELGNTLVIVEHDHDVIKASENIIEMGPGSGYLGGEVVYSGPTKEFYKYDKSNTVPYLLDNKHSANLRTIRPVDIDTYKVKIELKGAKGHNLKNLDVVFPLNRLVTVTGVSGSGKSTLISKTLYPALARALDIEYLPAQEYGGIEGVDHIKNVLLIDQSPIGKSARSSPITYLKAFDAIRTIMATTPESQARGYTPGTFSLNVDGGRCPACKGTGFEEIDMMFMDNVVIPCDVCDGKKYRNEILEVQYKNKNVAEILAMTVNEAMNFFVAHPNIRKPLSVLKEVGLDYLQLGQPANSLSGGESQRLKIAKELSQVQQKATLYILDEPTTGLHFREVDLLMKVLNKLIESGGSVVVVEHNLDVIRGSDYVIDLGPEAGKKGGNIVAQGSPDDIIKAKKSLTGQYLKRYIDGNA